In Syngnathus scovelli strain Florida chromosome 10, RoL_Ssco_1.2, whole genome shotgun sequence, the following are encoded in one genomic region:
- the hmg20b gene encoding SWI/SNF-related matrix-associated actin-dependent regulator of chromatin subfamily E member 1-related gives MGGVKQEQNDAPQQPRASQSTEHPQEEPKKRGWPKGKKRKKVLPNGPKAPVTGYVRFLNERREVMRARYPDLPFPEITKRLGAEWTRLAPNDKQRYLDEAEREKMQYAQELKEYHQTEAYQITSTKIQDKRIKKEDNPSVIISASSGLPKTSELPSRFDIPIFTEEFLDQNKAREAELRRLRKANIEFEEQNAMLQRHIKDMYNAKERLEAELNQDEKRTQALQQHLLAIKHTLVNSLAAVPLPGTGETATFGNLDSYLSRLSGALEGNPQKHRALLTQLSDVLSHLDSEKL, from the exons ATGGGTGGCGTCAAACAGGAGCAGAATGATGCTCCGCAGCAGCCTCGAGCCTCACAGTCCACAGAACATCCTCAAGAGGAG CCTAAGAAGCGAGGATGGCCCAAGggcaagaaaagaaagaaagtgcTACCCAACGGTCCCAAGGCGCCAGTCACTGGGTACGTCCGCTTCTTGAATGAGCGGCGGGAAGTGATGAGGGCCCGGTATCCTGACCTGCCTTTCCCGGAAATCACCAAGAGGCTCGGAGCAGAATGGACACGATTAGCGCCTAATGACAAACAG CGTTACCTAGATGAggccgagcgggagaagatgcagTATGCCCAGGAATTGAAGGAATATCATCAGACGGAGGCATATCAGATCACCAGCACGAAAATACAAGACAAAAGGATTAAGAAAG AGGATAATCCGTCTGTGATCATAAGTGCCAGTTCAGGCTTGCCAAAG ACATCCGAGCTCCCTAGCAGGTTTGACATCCCCATCTTCACAGAGGAGTTCCTTGATCAAAACAAAG CTCGAGAGGCGGAGTTGCGTCGACTTCGCAAAGCCAACATCGAGTTTGAGGAGCAGAACGCCATGCTGCAGAGGCACATCAAAGACATGTACAACGCCAAAGAGCGCCTGGAGGCGGAGCTTAACCAGGACGAGAAGCGCACGCAGGCGCTTCAGCAGCACTTGCTGGCCATTAAACACACGTTGGTCAACAGTCTGGCTGCTGTGCCGCTACCAG GCACGGGCGAGACGGCGACCTTCGGAAACTTGGATTCGTATCTCAGTCGTCTCAGCGGCGCGCTCGAAGGGAACCCTCAAAAGCACCGGGCCTTGCTTACGCAGCTTAGCGATGTCCTCTCTCACCTGGACAG TGAGAAGTTATAG